A single window of Enterobacteriaceae bacterium ESL0689 DNA harbors:
- a CDS encoding TIGR03745 family integrating conjugative element membrane protein yields the protein MYHFMSVITRLRRDVNRMLTRIGTLMLFWGLNCQAVLAGLPTIEPPSSNGGSGLMGQIKGYLQDGVVIGGLVIAAIAFINVANAAINTFVEVRDGKSTWFKFGSIVVVGVVLLVAVIWLLTKSTNIIL from the coding sequence ATGTATCACTTTATGTCGGTGATCACCCGTCTGCGTCGTGATGTTAACCGTATGCTGACTCGTATCGGTACGCTGATGTTGTTTTGGGGGCTGAACTGTCAAGCTGTACTGGCTGGTCTGCCTACCATTGAGCCTCCCTCCTCAAACGGTGGTAGTGGCCTGATGGGGCAGATCAAAGGTTATTTACAGGATGGTGTCGTTATTGGCGGACTGGTGATAGCCGCTATTGCGTTCATTAATGTGGCAAACGCTGCGATCAATACTTTCGTCGAAGTCAGAGATGGGAAATCTACCTGGTTTAAATTTGGTTCCATCGTCGTGGTGGGGGTGGTACTGCTGGTTGCCGTCATCTGGCTGCTGACCAAGTCAACCAACATCATTCTCTGA
- a CDS encoding TIGR03750 family conjugal transfer protein, which produces MPTIRFLPDRLNSEPVVFRGFTTPEMGLAALFGVGTGLLLSLPFIPLAGWVIVPTGMLVTPLLVIGFGGRWMRRIKRGKPENYIWQQLEMFKRHHNLGNTTLIIDARGWSLKRTGREI; this is translated from the coding sequence ATGCCGACCATTCGCTTTTTACCTGATCGTCTGAACAGTGAGCCGGTGGTCTTTCGCGGCTTTACTACTCCTGAAATGGGGCTTGCCGCTCTGTTCGGTGTGGGCACCGGGTTGCTCCTATCATTGCCATTTATCCCGTTAGCTGGCTGGGTCATCGTACCAACCGGCATGTTAGTGACACCACTACTGGTTATCGGGTTCGGTGGTCGATGGATGCGTCGTATTAAACGTGGTAAGCCAGAAAACTATATCTGGCAGCAACTGGAAATGTTTAAGCGTCATCATAATCTGGGTAATACGACGCTGATCATTGATGCCAGGGGATGGTCACTGAAACGAACCGGGAGAGAAATATGA
- a CDS encoding TIGR03746 family integrating conjugative element protein: MSHFRHAVKDRDQHIQTLRAACGVLAFFLLIACAGWMLAPRNLTIHNPPDLRTGSTRPWWEIPPSSVYAFAFYIFQQINAWPKNGEVDYPAKIHALSAYLTPACQAYLNAEAGKRSNAGELIDRVRVVYEIPGRGYQPKSVSVNGRDNWVVRLDLVADEYFHTEPVKRALVRYPLKVVRWEGDAERNPFGLALDCYDGMPQRLEAALSTDIAAKSGVFQ; the protein is encoded by the coding sequence ATGAGCCATTTTCGTCATGCAGTAAAAGACAGGGATCAGCATATTCAGACGTTGCGTGCCGCCTGTGGCGTGCTGGCGTTTTTTTTGTTAATAGCCTGTGCTGGCTGGATGCTGGCACCACGCAATCTGACTATTCACAATCCCCCCGATTTGCGCACGGGCAGTACCCGCCCGTGGTGGGAGATTCCGCCTTCATCGGTATATGCCTTTGCTTTCTATATTTTTCAGCAGATCAATGCCTGGCCGAAAAACGGTGAGGTGGATTATCCGGCAAAAATTCACGCATTGTCAGCTTATCTGACTCCCGCCTGCCAGGCATACCTGAATGCTGAGGCCGGGAAAAGGAGTAATGCGGGTGAACTGATTGATCGTGTTCGTGTGGTGTATGAAATTCCCGGCCGGGGATATCAGCCGAAGAGTGTCAGCGTCAATGGCAGAGATAACTGGGTGGTGCGTCTCGATCTGGTTGCGGATGAGTATTTTCATACCGAACCGGTAAAACGTGCACTGGTTCGTTATCCACTGAAGGTGGTGCGCTGGGAGGGCGATGCGGAACGTAATCCGTTTGGTCTGGCGCTGGACTGTTATGACGGTATGCCGCAGCGTCTGGAGGCCGCATTATCGACAGATATTGCCGCGAAATCAGGAGTATTTCAGTGA
- a CDS encoding TIGR03749 family integrating conjugative element protein — MALFLLSLASEPAQADELMKWERVPLQIPLQVGQERVVFVDKNVRVGFPPALNNKLRVQSTGGAVYLKADSTFPQTRVQLQDVESGEVILLDITAGEKGSSEPVRLIYSGEVNTISSTTDVYRQAESHRIPSGNRDDDMQARRKKEKYSAPVPVLLTRYAAQSLYAPLRTVEAVPGIRPVNPHLSGRITTLYPSEAVTAIPLAAWGVANRAVVAIRLQNTTRHRIVLDPRLLQGQFVAATFQHRWLGPEGSPEDTTTVYLVTGARPETAFVTEPVRKVTRISKKETDHAD; from the coding sequence ATGGCGTTATTCCTGCTCTCTCTGGCCAGCGAGCCAGCACAGGCCGACGAGTTAATGAAATGGGAGCGTGTCCCGTTGCAAATCCCGTTACAGGTGGGACAGGAACGAGTCGTCTTTGTCGATAAAAATGTCCGGGTAGGTTTTCCTCCGGCACTCAATAATAAGCTGCGTGTACAGAGTACAGGCGGTGCTGTCTATCTGAAAGCCGATAGCACGTTTCCACAGACACGAGTGCAACTGCAGGATGTGGAAAGTGGTGAAGTTATTCTTCTGGATATCACCGCCGGTGAAAAAGGCTCTTCTGAGCCTGTACGTCTGATCTACAGTGGTGAAGTGAACACGATCAGTAGTACGACCGACGTTTATCGTCAGGCGGAAAGTCATCGTATTCCGTCAGGAAATCGTGATGACGATATGCAGGCTAGACGTAAAAAGGAGAAGTACAGCGCGCCTGTTCCGGTATTACTGACTCGTTATGCCGCACAAAGCCTGTATGCACCACTACGCACCGTCGAAGCCGTGCCAGGTATCCGCCCGGTCAATCCACATCTGTCCGGGCGTATTACCACACTGTACCCATCTGAAGCGGTAACAGCTATACCGCTGGCTGCCTGGGGGGTAGCAAATCGTGCAGTGGTAGCCATCCGCCTGCAAAATACTACCCGTCACAGGATTGTTCTTGATCCCCGTCTTCTGCAGGGACAGTTTGTTGCGGCGACATTTCAGCATCGCTGGCTGGGTCCGGAAGGGTCACCGGAGGATACCACGACGGTTTATCTGGTGACCGGCGCCCGACCGGAAACAGCTTTTGTGACTGAACCTGTGCGTAAAGTAACCCGCATCAGCAAAAAGGAGACGGATCATGCAGATTAA
- a CDS encoding TIGR03752 family integrating conjugative element protein — protein sequence MQIKSNAVVKFIVPAVVVAGLVVGLKSCKGESPSKNASESTSAEVSTVLNNLSPDELKVLGVEGDTSQDTLRTLIGRLNDVRDRQKVLDKQNTDLLKENELLRKRGTNVSGQVNEAVDELRQEYDKRQQQLQSEQKSLLEKVQELTEQLKHPGSETANNSDIPPGIGLDGLGSSLHGTATPGNDGLIWVSPEDQQISDPRDVASGKASLQFPTSFLDNNPLTRQKAAYEQQAKGYSSEKGAQETAEPVYTLPENSTLVGSRAMTALLGRIPVNGTVTDPYPFKVLIGKDNLTANGIDLPDVEGAIVSGSASGDWTLSCVRGQVNSITFVFADGTVRTVPQPDASGKNTGNGNTQNKTGTDGGIGWISDNDGIPCISGTRKSNASTYLPTLFALSAASAAGEAFSEGQYTTQNNVNGISSTLTGSAGEAAMGKALSGGMSETTEWVKQRYGQTFDAIYVPPGAKLAVHITRQLAIDYEDNGRRVRYDFVLPADASDNDGLD from the coding sequence ATGCAGATTAAGTCTAATGCTGTAGTGAAATTTATTGTGCCAGCCGTGGTGGTTGCCGGTCTGGTGGTGGGACTGAAAAGTTGTAAGGGGGAGTCACCATCAAAGAATGCCTCAGAGAGTACATCGGCAGAAGTATCAACAGTATTGAACAATCTCTCACCGGATGAGCTTAAGGTCCTCGGTGTGGAAGGTGATACATCGCAAGATACCTTGCGCACACTGATTGGCAGGCTGAACGACGTTCGTGATCGTCAGAAAGTGCTGGATAAACAGAACACAGATTTACTGAAAGAGAACGAGCTATTGCGTAAGCGCGGAACCAATGTATCCGGTCAGGTTAATGAAGCCGTTGATGAATTACGCCAGGAGTATGACAAACGCCAGCAACAGCTACAAAGTGAGCAGAAAAGCTTGCTAGAGAAAGTACAGGAATTGACTGAGCAGCTAAAGCATCCAGGCAGTGAGACGGCGAACAATAGTGATATTCCGCCCGGGATCGGCCTGGATGGTCTCGGCAGTAGTCTTCATGGTACAGCGACACCGGGCAATGATGGGCTGATATGGGTATCGCCAGAGGATCAACAGATTAGCGATCCGCGCGATGTTGCCAGTGGTAAGGCTTCACTGCAGTTTCCCACCTCGTTTCTGGACAATAATCCGCTGACCCGACAGAAAGCAGCCTATGAGCAGCAGGCTAAGGGGTATTCCAGCGAAAAGGGCGCACAGGAAACAGCCGAACCAGTCTATACCTTGCCGGAAAACTCAACACTGGTGGGGAGCCGGGCAATGACGGCACTACTGGGGCGTATTCCGGTTAATGGTACCGTGACAGATCCGTACCCCTTTAAGGTGCTTATTGGCAAAGATAATCTGACGGCAAATGGTATTGATTTGCCTGATGTGGAAGGGGCGATTGTCTCCGGCAGCGCCAGCGGCGACTGGACACTCTCCTGCGTGCGGGGTCAGGTGAACAGTATTACCTTTGTCTTTGCTGACGGCACAGTTCGTACCGTACCTCAGCCGGACGCTAGCGGAAAAAATACCGGTAACGGCAATACGCAGAATAAAACCGGTACTGACGGAGGCATCGGCTGGATTTCGGATAATGACGGTATCCCCTGTATCAGCGGTACCCGCAAGTCTAATGCGTCAACCTATCTGCCTACTCTCTTTGCGCTCTCTGCAGCCAGTGCGGCCGGAGAAGCTTTCAGTGAAGGACAGTACACCACACAAAATAATGTTAACGGCATCTCCTCCACCCTGACCGGCAGTGCTGGTGAAGCGGCAATGGGAAAAGCCCTTTCCGGCGGGATGAGCGAGACCACGGAGTGGGTGAAACAACGTTATGGTCAGACCTTCGATGCGATTTATGTACCACCAGGCGCGAAGCTGGCGGTACATATCACACGCCAGCTTGCTATCGATTATGAAGATAATGGTCGCCGGGTACGCTATGACTTCGTGTTACCCGCTGATGCCAGTGACAATGATGGTCTGGATTAA
- a CDS encoding TIGR03751 family conjugal transfer lipoprotein: protein MIQNNGNRLISALWIVTLLLSGCSTTKEEILPTGEHTMLELWNGAEGEGNSARQSAAARETLRRPLTDDERQKVIQDDQNYSRTQESEISQQFSRLPNPDMVMYLYPHLAGGNMPVPGYSTVFPFYSQTQYAMPGERTEAL from the coding sequence ATGATTCAGAATAATGGTAACCGGCTGATTTCAGCTCTCTGGATAGTGACTTTATTACTCAGTGGCTGTTCAACAACAAAAGAAGAAATCCTGCCCACTGGTGAGCATACCATGCTGGAACTGTGGAATGGCGCTGAAGGTGAAGGCAACAGCGCCCGCCAGTCGGCGGCAGCAAGGGAAACATTGCGGCGTCCGCTCACTGACGATGAGCGGCAAAAGGTCATTCAGGATGATCAGAATTACAGCCGGACGCAGGAGAGTGAAATTTCGCAGCAATTTTCCCGCTTGCCTAACCCGGATATGGTGATGTACCTGTATCCTCACCTGGCGGGTGGTAATATGCCTGTGCCGGGATATAGTACAGTGTTTCCCTTCTACAGCCAGACACAGTATGCGATGCCTGGCGAGCGTACGGAGGCACTGTGA
- a CDS encoding conjugative transfer ATPase — protein sequence MFSLFNRKKATHQNSPVEVSAEACASSFAVNGREPLMRPGQMTRQDEAKIYHANPSIIDYLPWVEFLDEEQCLLLEDGISVGAIYDVTPVATEGRTDERLEQIRDTVEDALQDSFDEHDENPWVVQFFCQDEDDTEAYLNHLRGYVKPHARQTEYTEAWLAEMSRHIRNISRPEGLFTDALVTGQPWRGQQRRTRMVIYRWLGKASRDPMPPVAMLNQVSDRVVSALGGAGIRCTRQNGLQVHNWLLRLFNPSPDWVDKSILYRQAAYADQRDIPDGILPVSNDFAETLWFTPPVSDLENGVWWIDNKPHCALPVERLRTPPEPGTITGEQTRGEKKINALMDMFPEGTLLCMTIVIQPQDRLEEQFNRLSKNAVGENTESVRVRQDVKTVKECLGNRHKLYRAGMTFLLHGDNLDNLQRKRLELTTVLLGAGLQPIRPEFEVAPLNSWLRALPMCFNPDSDKKHWYTRLTWVQHLAGLLPVTGRETGTGNPGFSFFNRGGDILTFDPLNKYDRTQNAHLLLFGPTGAGKSATLCYAFSQLMAVHRPRLFIAEAGNSFGLQADYFASLGLSVNKISIKPGSGVSLPPFADAHKLVEEGLAVHSVDESELPDIDADSDQEDEDKRDILGEMEISARMMITGGDPKEEAEMKRADRAMIREALLMAAHATYKEGRQMLPADLQSALYSLANDDGQNVRSASRQAKASEMAESLGMFTQAGSFEAELFNREGELWPEADITLVDLGHLAREGYEAQMALTMVSMTNMINNIAERDQYLGRDIVFAVDEAHIVTVNPLLSPYMTKVVKMWRKLGAWLWLATQNLKDFPDIAEKMLNMAEWWVCLTMPPEEVKDISRFRALTPEQEAVLISARKQSGCYTEGVVLAKRIEALFRAVPPSLYLALGMTEKEEKAERRALMREHQCSELEAAKLIARKLDKLRGLANEEITTV from the coding sequence ATGTTCTCTCTTTTTAATCGTAAAAAAGCGACTCATCAGAATAGTCCGGTGGAGGTATCAGCCGAAGCGTGTGCTTCCTCTTTCGCTGTTAATGGTCGTGAGCCACTGATGCGCCCAGGACAAATGACCCGGCAGGATGAGGCAAAAATTTATCACGCCAATCCATCCATCATTGATTATCTGCCGTGGGTAGAATTCCTTGATGAAGAACAGTGCCTTCTGCTTGAAGACGGTATTTCAGTCGGTGCGATTTATGACGTCACGCCAGTGGCCACGGAAGGGCGCACAGACGAACGTCTGGAGCAGATCCGTGATACGGTAGAAGACGCGCTCCAGGATAGTTTTGACGAGCATGATGAGAATCCGTGGGTGGTACAGTTTTTCTGCCAGGATGAGGATGATACTGAGGCTTATCTGAACCACTTACGTGGCTATGTAAAACCCCATGCCCGGCAAACCGAATATACTGAGGCCTGGCTAGCTGAAATGAGCCGTCATATTCGCAACATTTCCCGGCCAGAAGGGCTGTTTACCGATGCACTGGTCACCGGGCAACCGTGGCGTGGTCAGCAACGCCGTACCCGGATGGTGATTTATCGCTGGCTGGGCAAGGCTTCCCGTGATCCTATGCCACCTGTAGCGATGCTGAATCAGGTCAGCGATCGGGTGGTCAGTGCCCTGGGGGGGGCGGGTATTCGCTGTACCCGGCAGAATGGCCTGCAGGTACATAACTGGCTGCTGCGTTTGTTTAATCCCTCTCCTGACTGGGTGGATAAATCCATACTGTACCGTCAGGCGGCCTATGCTGATCAGCGAGATATTCCGGATGGTATATTGCCCGTCAGCAATGATTTCGCTGAAACGTTATGGTTTACCCCACCGGTGTCCGATCTGGAAAATGGTGTGTGGTGGATAGACAATAAACCGCACTGTGCGCTGCCAGTTGAAAGATTGCGTACCCCTCCGGAACCTGGCACCATCACTGGCGAACAGACTCGCGGTGAGAAAAAAATTAATGCACTGATGGATATGTTTCCAGAAGGCACCCTGTTGTGCATGACGATTGTCATTCAGCCACAGGATCGGCTGGAAGAGCAATTTAATCGCCTGTCGAAAAATGCTGTCGGGGAGAATACCGAATCTGTTCGTGTCCGTCAGGATGTAAAAACAGTGAAAGAGTGCCTGGGAAACAGGCATAAGCTATATCGTGCTGGTATGACCTTCCTGCTACATGGTGACAATCTGGATAATCTGCAGCGTAAACGTCTTGAACTGACGACTGTCTTGTTAGGCGCTGGTTTGCAGCCAATTCGTCCGGAATTTGAGGTGGCACCATTAAATAGCTGGCTACGGGCATTGCCGATGTGCTTTAACCCGGACAGCGATAAAAAACACTGGTACACCCGACTGACCTGGGTGCAACACCTTGCAGGACTGTTGCCGGTTACCGGACGGGAAACCGGCACAGGGAATCCAGGGTTTAGCTTTTTTAATCGCGGTGGCGATATTCTGACATTCGATCCGCTAAACAAATATGACCGAACCCAGAACGCGCATCTGCTGTTATTTGGGCCGACGGGGGCGGGTAAGTCGGCTACGTTGTGCTATGCCTTTTCACAGTTGATGGCAGTTCATCGACCCCGCTTGTTTATTGCAGAAGCGGGAAACAGTTTTGGTCTGCAGGCTGATTATTTTGCAAGCCTCGGTCTGTCTGTTAACAAAATAAGTATCAAACCAGGCAGTGGTGTAAGTCTGCCGCCGTTTGCTGATGCGCATAAACTGGTTGAAGAAGGACTGGCAGTCCATTCCGTTGATGAAAGTGAGCTTCCCGATATTGATGCTGACAGTGACCAGGAAGACGAAGATAAACGGGATATTCTCGGTGAAATGGAGATTTCAGCCCGCATGATGATAACAGGCGGTGATCCGAAAGAAGAAGCTGAGATGAAGCGTGCTGACAGAGCGATGATTCGCGAAGCGTTGTTAATGGCCGCTCATGCGACATACAAAGAAGGCCGACAGATGTTACCTGCTGATTTACAGAGCGCATTGTATAGCCTCGCAAATGATGACGGTCAGAATGTTCGCAGTGCTTCACGGCAGGCAAAAGCCTCTGAGATGGCGGAATCACTGGGCATGTTTACCCAGGCAGGTAGTTTTGAAGCAGAGCTGTTCAATCGTGAGGGCGAACTGTGGCCGGAGGCAGATATTACTCTGGTGGATTTAGGACATCTGGCGCGTGAAGGCTATGAAGCGCAGATGGCGCTGACTATGGTCTCAATGACCAATATGATTAACAATATTGCAGAGCGTGATCAGTATCTTGGCCGCGACATTGTTTTCGCGGTGGATGAAGCGCATATCGTGACAGTCAATCCGCTATTGTCACCGTATATGACAAAAGTGGTTAAAATGTGGCGAAAGTTAGGTGCCTGGTTATGGCTGGCCACACAGAACCTGAAGGATTTTCCGGATATCGCGGAAAAGATGCTGAATATGGCGGAGTGGTGGGTCTGTTTGACCATGCCACCGGAAGAAGTCAAAGATATCAGCCGGTTTCGGGCGTTAACGCCTGAACAGGAAGCGGTTCTGATTTCAGCGCGTAAGCAATCAGGTTGCTATACCGAAGGGGTCGTACTGGCGAAGCGTATTGAAGCGTTATTTCGTGCTGTTCCTCCCAGTTTATATCTTGCACTGGGGATGACAGAAAAAGAGGAAAAGGCCGAACGTCGGGCATTGATGCGTGAGCATCAATGTAGCGAACTGGAAGCAGCGAAGCTGATTGCCCGTAAGCTGGACAAGTTGCGCGGACTGGCTAACGAGGAGATCACGACAGTATGA
- a CDS encoding acetyltransferase, whose amino-acid sequence MITLKYLTPHVASNNAHLNSNVFTLLPQGEPVISAITKANLQRLGKHIKQHLIVPLTVTCHPHRVGLHSCVAVTVTGRICQQVNILITVNGRGSWPTEEEYDHPRWYITVADAADLVYLVLWLNSLIVH is encoded by the coding sequence ATGATAACGTTAAAGTATTTAACTCCTCACGTTGCCAGCAACAATGCTCACCTGAACAGTAATGTATTCACACTACTGCCACAGGGTGAACCGGTGATATCTGCGATAACAAAAGCAAATCTTCAGCGACTGGGAAAACATATCAAACAGCATCTGATAGTGCCATTAACGGTGACATGTCATCCACATCGGGTGGGGTTACACAGTTGTGTAGCAGTTACTGTAACGGGGCGGATCTGTCAGCAGGTGAATATTCTGATCACAGTGAATGGGCGGGGAAGCTGGCCAACGGAAGAAGAGTATGACCATCCACGATGGTATATCACCGTGGCGGATGCGGCGGATCTGGTTTATCTGGTGTTGTGGCTTAATAGTTTGATTGTTCACTAA
- a CDS encoding TIGR03757 family integrating conjugative element protein, with the protein MKWQAFIIFILPVLLPVSVMAGTVVYTTRQHLPVNLSPDIAMVLLDEPEHLQTKIFGQLPVDPDQATEQVKQVISSPGWQQKQQQLVTAYHQLVHAWELGIHKVPAVVFNDRDVIYGTTDVAKAQALWLQAGGGR; encoded by the coding sequence ATGAAATGGCAAGCTTTTATCATATTTATATTGCCGGTGTTATTACCGGTATCGGTTATGGCTGGCACGGTAGTCTATACCACTCGCCAGCACTTACCTGTAAATCTTTCTCCAGATATCGCAATGGTATTGCTGGATGAGCCTGAGCACCTGCAGACGAAAATATTTGGTCAGCTTCCGGTTGATCCAGACCAGGCAACTGAGCAGGTGAAACAGGTGATTTCTTCCCCCGGGTGGCAACAAAAACAGCAGCAGCTGGTGACGGCCTATCACCAGCTGGTACATGCCTGGGAGCTTGGTATCCACAAAGTTCCCGCTGTTGTTTTTAATGATCGCGATGTGATTTATGGCACAACTGATGTAGCGAAGGCTCAGGCGCTGTGGCTACAGGCAGGAGGTGGAAGATGA
- a CDS encoding TIGR03756 family integrating conjugative element protein, which yields MKHPPSRIRKTLCSAAVATVLATASIPVALAVLNTAQITASAVTQDCINWRVSGICYWLFCTAFGCSVKTSVKVTHFIPEVVVSTYVAPGGNPWIEMALVSQTASGLENIATGTLSGVSVGGANPADMKYQGQRKSSIRFKYADAIGHPSTSLIGGSIAGYSCDSAAIPLMPYFLSTLDSIAWRTGIPESLYPEALIPGRREIGNQMYGNMWGNVYPRSGFVSQTDDDKASAVVAQRVADIITRTGQPHVYQVLRGTHRNGYWPPGEVMENTGTKNHKWQRLAPQMTQSCAVFPDGEHSTSSDNNEAFALWRPYSCCKRMGQTFLRSIDF from the coding sequence ATGAAACACCCTCCATCCCGGATCAGGAAAACACTTTGTTCCGCCGCTGTCGCGACTGTTCTGGCCACTGCGTCAATACCTGTCGCGCTCGCGGTATTGAATACGGCACAAATAACGGCCAGCGCAGTAACGCAGGACTGTATTAACTGGCGGGTAAGTGGCATCTGCTACTGGTTATTCTGTACAGCATTTGGCTGCAGTGTAAAAACGTCAGTAAAAGTCACTCATTTCATTCCGGAAGTAGTGGTATCGACCTACGTGGCACCGGGTGGAAATCCCTGGATAGAGATGGCGTTAGTCAGCCAGACGGCAAGTGGACTGGAAAATATCGCTACAGGAACACTATCCGGCGTGTCTGTTGGTGGCGCTAATCCGGCGGATATGAAGTATCAGGGACAGCGTAAATCCAGTATTCGCTTTAAATACGCAGATGCAATCGGGCATCCGTCCACGTCTCTTATCGGCGGCAGTATCGCGGGATATTCCTGTGACAGCGCTGCCATCCCCCTGATGCCGTATTTTCTCAGTACCCTGGATTCGATTGCATGGCGAACAGGTATTCCGGAATCACTGTATCCCGAAGCACTGATACCTGGTCGCCGGGAAATAGGTAATCAGATGTACGGAAACATGTGGGGTAATGTTTATCCGCGTTCTGGGTTTGTTAGCCAGACTGATGATGACAAAGCGTCAGCAGTGGTGGCACAGCGCGTGGCAGACATTATTACCCGCACAGGTCAGCCACATGTATATCAGGTGCTGAGGGGAACGCATCGTAATGGTTACTGGCCACCTGGGGAAGTTATGGAAAACACCGGCACTAAAAATCATAAGTGGCAGCGCCTGGCGCCGCAGATGACGCAAAGTTGTGCCGTATTTCCGGACGGCGAGCATAGTACCAGCAGTGATAACAACGAAGCTTTTGCACTATGGAGGCCTTATAGCTGCTGTAAGCGTATGGGACAGACATTCCTTAGAAGTATTGACTTTTGA
- a CDS encoding integrating conjugative element protein yields the protein MHIEKSKWVASAVFFLIGIAGTVLADISLPQVNNSALGYGKSVDGAVSDKLFYTLGGGSVISQPATRNNMKKLGLNTEWSSDLMCGNFDLKTTVGNQLNGVTDGFKNLMGEVIQGATGAVASMPAMLIQRANPGLYDMLTNGVLQANVSFDKAQLNCQNMAKRMMDFSNTSKWTQQAMLEEYKSIVNSGDTDAVRINEAGRKASGNKGSNWIGGKQRGGTGQPAIKPIYDLVTAGFNMMNDLPVISTQSVSKSNCNGGVCSKFSNSEEAAKAVVKVLGDKSLRTCGNASKCINGKEDDQPGLFVAGTGFAPLFEEATKVNTEQLVKLVNGTVKPTATELAKLKTGGMPITANVIRALQRDPDNTALTARLAGELAMSDTVETALLMRRMLITGMSEPNAASHEAALQEGERRIDALDREIIALKNEMDLKRELAQNSVLTIIERDNQRVTTNPQIQSDDSTDKHFSQMPMPEDSK from the coding sequence ATGCATATCGAAAAATCTAAATGGGTAGCTAGCGCCGTATTCTTCCTGATCGGAATAGCAGGAACAGTATTAGCGGATATTTCACTGCCGCAGGTTAATAACAGTGCTTTGGGTTATGGAAAATCCGTTGATGGCGCAGTCTCCGATAAATTGTTTTATACCCTGGGCGGCGGGTCGGTGATATCGCAACCGGCAACACGCAATAATATGAAAAAACTGGGGCTAAATACCGAGTGGAGCAGTGATCTGATGTGTGGGAATTTTGATCTTAAAACCACAGTGGGCAATCAGTTAAATGGCGTCACAGACGGTTTTAAAAACTTGATGGGAGAAGTTATTCAGGGAGCAACGGGGGCGGTTGCCAGTATGCCAGCAATGCTGATCCAGCGAGCCAATCCCGGATTGTATGACATGCTGACTAACGGTGTATTGCAGGCGAACGTCTCGTTCGACAAAGCGCAGTTAAATTGCCAGAACATGGCGAAGAGAATGATGGATTTCAGTAATACCAGCAAATGGACTCAGCAGGCCATGCTGGAAGAGTACAAGTCTATTGTTAATAGCGGTGATACAGATGCTGTACGTATTAATGAGGCAGGGCGCAAGGCTTCCGGTAATAAAGGTAGTAACTGGATTGGTGGGAAACAGCGTGGAGGCACTGGTCAACCTGCAATTAAACCTATATACGATCTGGTAACTGCGGGGTTTAATATGATGAATGATTTGCCGGTAATCAGTACACAATCTGTTAGCAAAAGTAATTGTAACGGCGGTGTTTGCAGTAAATTTAGCAATTCTGAAGAGGCAGCGAAGGCCGTAGTGAAAGTATTGGGTGATAAATCATTACGAACCTGCGGCAATGCCTCGAAATGTATCAATGGTAAAGAAGATGATCAGCCGGGTTTATTTGTGGCTGGGACAGGATTTGCTCCATTGTTTGAGGAAGCGACAAAAGTTAATACAGAACAACTAGTAAAACTGGTTAACGGTACTGTGAAACCTACAGCTACTGAACTGGCAAAGCTGAAAACAGGCGGGATGCCAATAACAGCGAATGTTATCAGGGCGTTGCAACGTGATCCGGATAATACGGCATTAACGGCTCGATTAGCTGGAGAGTTGGCCATGTCTGACACAGTAGAAACAGCATTATTAATGAGACGGATGTTGATAACAGGTATGTCTGAGCCTAATGCCGCGTCTCATGAGGCTGCATTGCAGGAAGGAGAACGCCGTATTGATGCACTCGATCGCGAAATTATAGCATTGAAGAATGAAATGGATTTGAAACGCGAGCTGGCACAAAACTCGGTGCTGACTATTATCGAACGGGATAATCAGCGCGTTACAACAAATCCACAAATCCAGTCCGATGATAGTACTGATAAACATTTCAGTCAGATGCCAATGCCAGAAGATAGCAAATAA